In Neovison vison isolate M4711 chromosome 14, ASM_NN_V1, whole genome shotgun sequence, the following proteins share a genomic window:
- the BFAR gene encoding bifunctional apoptosis regulator, translating to MEEPPHNDLNTMTHENGDPLQSTSPQISVSEFSCHCCYDILVNPTTLNCGHSFCRHCLALWWASSKKTECPECREKWEGFPKVNILLRDAIEKLFPDAIKKRHEDIHLNNDIVQSLAAFQKYGHDQVPLAPNTGRANPQRGGGFFSGVLTALTGVAVVLLVYHWSSRESEHDLLVHKAVAKWTAEEVVLWLEQLGPWASLYRDRFLAERVNGRLLLTLTEEEFSRAPYTIENSSHRRAILLELERVKALGVKPPQNLWEYKAVNPGRSLFLLYALKSSPRLGLLYLYLFDYTDTFLPFIHTICPLQEDSSGEDIITRLLDLREPTWKQWREFLVKYSFLPYQLIAEFAWDWLEVHYWTSRFLIVNAMLLSVLELFSFWRIWSRSELKTVPQRMWNHFWKVSTQGLFVAMFWPLIPQFVCNCLFYWALYFNPIINIDLVVKEVRRLETQVL from the exons ATGGAGGAGCCTCCGCACAACGATCTGAACACAATGACCCACGAGAACGGTGACCCTCTCCAGAGCACCAGCCCTCAGATTTCCGTTAGTGAATTTTCTTGCCACTGCTGCTACGACATCCTGGTTAATCCCACCACCTTGAACTGTGGGCATAGCTTCTGCCGGCACTGCCTAGCTTTATGGTGGGCCTCTTCCAAGAAAACAGAGTGTCCGGAATGCAGAGAAAAATGGGAAGGTTTCCCCAAAGTCAATATTCTCCTCAG GGATGCcattgaaaaattatttcctgATGCCATTAAAAAGCGACATGAAGACATTCACCTGAATAATGACATAGTCCAGAGTCTTGCAGCCTTTCAGAAATACGGGCACGATCAGGTTCCTTTAGCTCCGAACACGGGCCGAGCGAATCCACAGAGAGGCGGGGGATTCTTCTCCGGGGTGCTCACCGCTTTAACTGGTGTGGCA gtGGTCCTGCTCGTGTACCACTGGAGCAGCAGGGAATCTGAGCACGACCTCCTGGTGCACAAGGCTGTGGCCAAGTGGACAGCAGAAGAAGTTGTCCTCTGGCTGGAGCAGCTGGGCCCGTGGGCCTCTCTCTACAGAGACAGGTTTTTAGCGGAAAGAGTAAATGGAAG GTTGCTTTTAACCCTGACAGAGGAAGAATTTTCGAGGGCGCCATATACCATAGAAAACAGCAGCCACAGAAGAGCCATACTTCTGGAACTGGAGCGTGTCAAAGCCCTAGGTGTGAAGCCCCCTCAAAATCTCTGGGAATATAAG GCTGTGAACCCAGGCAGGTCCCTGTTCCTGCTGTATGCCCTCAAGAGCTCCCCGAGACTCGGTCTGCTGTACCTCTATCTATTTGACTACACGGACACCTTCCTACCCTTCATCCACACCATCTGCCCGTTGCAAGAAGACAGTTCTGGGGAGGACATCATCACCAGGCTTCTG GATCTTAGAGAGCCCACATGGAAACAGTGGAGAGAATTCCTTGTCAAGTACTCCTTCCTTCCGTACCAGCTGATTGCCGAATTTGCTTGGGACTGGCTGGAGGTCCATTACTGGACGTCACGGTTTCTCATCGTCAATGCCATGTTACTCTCGGTTCTGGAATTATTCTCCTTTTGGAGGATCTGGTCAAGAAGTGAACTGAA gactgtgcctcagAGGATGTGGAACCATTTTTGGAAAGTATCAACACAGGGGCTTTTTGTGGCCATGTTCTGGCCCCTCATTCCTCAGTTTGTTTGCAACTGTTTATTTTACTGGGCCCTGTACTTCAACCCAATTATTAACATCGATCTCGTGGTCAAGGAAGTCCGACGGCTGGAAACCCAGGTGTTGTGA